A genomic stretch from Ktedonobacterales bacterium includes:
- a CDS encoding ATP-binding protein, protein MKRLPVSGRVLRLMIGYGAAILGAALTTLCIGLVKTVVHVENLSMAYLLVVLWLAVFFGRGPAILASILAFLSYDFFFVPPTGKLVTNDQAEWISLFALLATALVIGHLTATVQAHADAARASQQQTARLYQLAQLIASTPDQETLLQTLAQQVVQSFAGSGVSACILVLPDAQSRPQVRAAAPSKKRVMDVFRLEESEQTALVERVLRYGAPADLPAGTEEQSKRRGDIILYVPLSSAQSVVGALGIAGTPDLRRLVPRVSGPALEGSSQAPLERAVEPEARFFAAFCGQIALALEQVALRQAAIHTEALRESDRLKQALLDAVTHDLRTPLAAIKAATSSLLEPGMIWHEEQRGELIYAIDTSVDRLSHLVRNLLDLSRLEAGAAEPACDWHFIGDLIAPVLEQLDLAGPLRNRRIVVDIPETIPLVPLDHGQIERVLTNLIENALKYSPPDSVIQVRASVVGSPPELEVAVCDEGIGIPASELEAIFEKFYRAPQASIPWATNSPSPGAGLGLAICSSIIRAHHGRIWAESCPGKGSTFHFTLPIPADGPEGVLPELDEPAEEALTGASQ, encoded by the coding sequence GTGAAACGTTTGCCGGTTTCCGGGCGTGTCCTGCGCCTGATGATAGGCTATGGGGCTGCGATATTGGGCGCAGCACTGACCACCCTCTGTATCGGGCTGGTCAAGACGGTGGTTCATGTCGAAAACCTCTCGATGGCGTATCTGCTGGTCGTGCTGTGGCTTGCGGTCTTCTTTGGTCGCGGCCCGGCTATCCTGGCCTCCATTCTGGCGTTCCTGTCCTATGATTTCTTCTTCGTTCCACCCACTGGTAAGTTGGTTACAAACGATCAGGCAGAATGGATCTCGTTATTCGCGCTGCTGGCAACGGCGTTGGTCATCGGCCATCTCACTGCCACTGTCCAGGCGCATGCAGATGCGGCGCGTGCCAGTCAGCAGCAGACGGCGCGGCTCTATCAACTAGCGCAGTTGATCGCCTCTACCCCCGATCAAGAAACGCTCTTGCAAACGCTGGCGCAGCAGGTCGTCCAGTCCTTTGCAGGTAGCGGAGTATCCGCCTGCATACTGGTCTTACCCGATGCGCAGAGTCGTCCCCAGGTACGAGCGGCGGCTCCATCCAAGAAGCGGGTAATGGATGTATTCCGTCTGGAAGAATCTGAGCAAACAGCCCTGGTTGAGCGGGTTTTGCGGTATGGCGCGCCTGCTGATCTGCCCGCTGGTACAGAGGAGCAGAGCAAGCGAAGAGGCGATATAATTCTCTACGTGCCGCTTTCGAGCGCGCAGAGCGTGGTGGGCGCGCTCGGTATCGCGGGTACACCCGATCTGCGTCGTCTGGTACCTCGAGTAAGCGGCCCTGCTCTGGAGGGTAGCTCCCAGGCGCCATTAGAAAGAGCAGTGGAGCCGGAAGCGAGGTTTTTCGCGGCTTTTTGCGGGCAAATCGCGCTGGCTCTGGAACAGGTTGCGCTGCGCCAGGCGGCGATTCATACGGAGGCGCTGCGCGAGAGTGACCGATTGAAACAGGCGCTGCTTGATGCGGTGACGCATGACCTGCGCACGCCTCTGGCGGCTATCAAGGCCGCAACCAGCAGCTTGCTGGAGCCAGGCATGATCTGGCATGAGGAACAACGCGGCGAACTCATCTATGCGATTGATACCAGCGTTGACCGGCTGAGCCATCTGGTGAGGAATCTGCTTGATCTCTCGCGCCTGGAGGCTGGCGCTGCTGAGCCAGCGTGTGATTGGCACTTCATCGGTGATCTTATTGCTCCGGTACTTGAGCAGCTTGATCTGGCGGGGCCGCTGCGCAATCGGCGCATAGTGGTAGATATTCCTGAAACTATTCCGTTGGTTCCGCTGGATCACGGACAGATCGAGCGGGTGCTGACTAATCTCATAGAAAATGCGCTGAAATACTCGCCCCCCGACAGCGTTATTCAGGTACGAGCGAGCGTAGTAGGCAGCCCACCTGAACTGGAGGTTGCTGTCTGCGATGAGGGTATTGGTATTCCGGCGAGCGAGCTTGAGGCGATTTTTGAGAAGTTCTATCGAGCGCCGCAGGCGTCCATACCCTGGGCGACCAACTCTCCTTCACCTGGCGCCGGGCTTGGGTTAGCTATTTGCAGCAGTATTATACGAGCGCATCATGGGCGCATCTGGGCTGAAAGTTGTCCGGGGAAGGGTTCAACGTTCCATTTCACCTTGCCGATTCCCGCTGACGGCCCGGAAGGGGTATTGCCTGAACTTGATGAGCCTGCCGAGGAGGCGCTAACTGGAGCCAGCCAATGA
- a CDS encoding heme NO-binding domain-containing protein — translation MHGLIFVTWEKYLAEEFSPALLEKYRTLIGETWEQTPLTSRVYDDATLLKGVEAAVTLTRTSVESLLRGYGRYFVINGLTSRLCSYLLDQVHNARDLLLAMRTAHQQLGSVEASVTPPLFTYQTHADDPHGLNLLYNSPRQLCPLLLGAIEGAAARYHQEVWVFEASCMKRGAAVCRFEMQFSPPLEAAPAGRESAAQEQRQREQRQLAELVYSVLPDQDGMTLAALRDDLGKRQVSARNLRPYLLLEALFHLHHVGWVATTANQPGDMLENRRYWRLPRAF, via the coding sequence ATGCACGGATTGATCTTTGTGACCTGGGAGAAGTATCTGGCTGAAGAGTTTAGCCCGGCACTCCTCGAAAAGTATCGCACCCTTATTGGGGAGACGTGGGAGCAGACACCGCTGACAAGTCGTGTCTATGATGACGCTACTTTGCTCAAGGGAGTGGAGGCAGCCGTGACCCTGACCCGGACCTCCGTTGAGTCGTTGCTGCGGGGCTATGGCCGCTACTTTGTGATCAATGGACTGACCAGCCGCCTCTGCTCGTACCTGCTGGATCAGGTACACAATGCGCGGGATTTACTGCTTGCGATGCGCACTGCACATCAGCAGCTAGGCAGCGTCGAGGCAAGCGTGACTCCTCCGCTTTTCACTTATCAAACACACGCCGATGATCCTCATGGTCTAAATCTGCTCTATAACAGTCCCCGCCAGTTATGCCCCCTGCTGCTAGGGGCGATTGAAGGCGCGGCAGCGCGTTATCACCAGGAGGTGTGGGTGTTCGAGGCAAGCTGTATGAAGCGTGGCGCGGCTGTCTGCCGCTTCGAGATGCAATTCTCTCCGCCGTTGGAAGCGGCTCCCGCCGGGCGGGAATCGGCAGCACAGGAGCAGCGACAACGCGAGCAGCGCCAACTGGCGGAGTTGGTCTACAGCGTCTTGCCCGATCAAGACGGCATGACGCTGGCTGCCTTGCGCGATGATTTGGGCAAACGCCAGGTCAGCGCGCGCAACCTTCGACCCTATTTGCTGCTGGAAGCACTCTTCCACTTGCATCATGTTGGCTGGGTTGCCACCACTGCCAATCAGCCGGGAGATATGCTGGAGAATCGGCGCTACTGGCGCCTGCCGCGCGCCTTCTAA
- a CDS encoding hydantoinase/oxoprolinase family protein, with product MSVDPPRYRLGIDTGGTFTDVVAINEHSGAMATTKTPSTPSDPSRGLLDGISKVLLKIGAAPDQVATVAHGTTVATNALLEERFTSLGLLVTRGFRHILEIARQSVPSGYGNSYFWVKPDRIVPLERVRETTERLNWRGEVLTPLDEQDVRQAARWFKAQGILAVGICFIHAYANPAHEQRARELFAEEYPDAFLSLSSDVLPEYREYERAMTTLVDAFVKPQVRDYINAAEGHLAEALDGATSAAINIPFLIMKSNGGVVAAREVERQPITTVLSGPAAGALGASYIASAAGFPDAITLDAGGTSTDVCLVNTGQPRLTTEGKIGRFPVKTPMIDIITVGTGGGSIAWVGPDGGSRVGPRSAGADPGPICYGKGGAEPTLTDANLVLGRIPPHLLGGEVPLDAEAAQRGLEPLAAKLGLDVLRLAAGILELANWNQANAIRQITVKQGRDPRDYALAPFGGSGPLQAGRLLDLLGMRTAIVPPIPGVTSAFGLLVVDLRNDYVITNVQNADAFDPSSVQEHYQRLEALALDALERHGIPPERRVLLRSADMRYHGQAYEVRVDIPARLVDAAMGRQAVEAFHQAHRSVYGYDYRGKQQVEFVNLRVTGLGLIDKPALREIESGGPDAAAARKGERAVYFEAAGAFQPCPLYDRASLLAGNLISGPAIIEEYGSTTVVFPGQQAAVDRFGNLLLRGVQAISGIQQH from the coding sequence ATGAGCGTTGATCCCCCGCGCTATCGGCTGGGCATTGATACCGGAGGCACCTTTACCGATGTTGTCGCCATCAATGAACACAGCGGCGCGATGGCAACCACCAAGACCCCCAGCACTCCCAGCGACCCATCGCGCGGTTTGCTCGATGGCATCAGCAAAGTGCTGCTCAAGATCGGAGCCGCCCCCGATCAAGTAGCAACCGTCGCGCATGGCACCACCGTCGCTACCAACGCCCTGCTGGAAGAGCGTTTCACCTCGCTGGGCTTGTTGGTCACGCGCGGCTTTCGCCACATTCTGGAAATCGCCCGCCAGAGCGTCCCCTCTGGCTACGGCAACTCGTATTTCTGGGTCAAACCTGACCGCATCGTCCCATTGGAACGAGTGCGCGAAACCACCGAGCGCCTGAACTGGCGCGGCGAAGTCCTGACGCCGCTCGATGAACAGGACGTGCGCCAGGCCGCCCGCTGGTTCAAGGCGCAGGGCATTCTCGCGGTCGGCATCTGCTTCATCCATGCCTATGCCAACCCGGCCCACGAGCAGCGCGCCCGCGAACTCTTTGCCGAAGAATACCCCGACGCCTTCCTCTCGCTTTCCTCGGATGTTCTGCCCGAATACCGCGAGTACGAGCGCGCCATGACCACCCTGGTAGATGCCTTCGTCAAGCCGCAGGTACGCGATTACATCAACGCCGCCGAAGGCCATCTCGCCGAAGCGTTGGACGGCGCGACGAGCGCCGCGATCAACATTCCCTTCCTGATTATGAAATCCAACGGCGGGGTGGTGGCCGCCCGCGAAGTAGAGCGCCAGCCGATCACCACTGTGCTTTCCGGGCCAGCCGCCGGTGCGCTCGGCGCGAGCTATATTGCCAGCGCCGCCGGTTTCCCCGATGCCATCACCCTGGATGCTGGCGGCACTTCCACCGATGTTTGCCTGGTGAACACCGGCCAGCCGCGCCTGACGACCGAAGGCAAGATTGGCCGGTTCCCTGTGAAGACGCCAATGATTGATATTATTACCGTCGGCACAGGCGGCGGTTCTATCGCCTGGGTTGGCCCCGACGGCGGCTCACGTGTCGGCCCACGCAGCGCGGGCGCAGACCCTGGCCCCATCTGCTACGGCAAAGGCGGCGCAGAGCCTACCCTCACCGACGCCAATCTCGTGCTGGGGCGCATCCCACCGCATCTGCTCGGCGGAGAAGTTCCACTCGACGCCGAAGCAGCGCAGCGCGGCCTGGAGCCGCTTGCCGCAAAGCTGGGCCTGGATGTGCTGCGGTTGGCCGCTGGCATTCTGGAACTGGCAAACTGGAATCAGGCCAACGCCATTCGCCAGATCACCGTCAAGCAGGGCCGCGACCCCCGCGACTACGCCCTGGCCCCCTTCGGCGGCTCCGGGCCGTTGCAGGCGGGGCGGCTGCTCGATCTGCTCGGCATGCGCACTGCCATTGTCCCACCCATCCCTGGCGTTACCTCCGCCTTTGGCCTGCTCGTCGTGGACCTACGCAACGATTACGTTATCACTAACGTGCAAAACGCCGACGCCTTCGACCCGTCCAGCGTCCAGGAACACTATCAGCGCCTGGAAGCCCTGGCGCTTGATGCTCTGGAGCGGCATGGCATCCCCCCGGAGCGGCGCGTCTTGCTGCGTTCCGCTGATATGCGCTATCATGGGCAAGCCTATGAGGTGCGCGTAGACATCCCAGCCAGATTGGTTGACGCTGCAATGGGTCGGCAAGCCGTGGAAGCTTTTCATCAGGCGCATCGCAGCGTCTATGGCTACGATTATCGGGGCAAACAGCAGGTCGAGTTCGTCAATCTGCGCGTCACCGGCCTGGGCCTGATTGATAAACCCGCGCTGCGCGAAATCGAATCTGGCGGCCCCGACGCAGCAGCCGCGCGCAAAGGCGAGCGTGCCGTCTACTTCGAGGCAGCGGGAGCCTTTCAGCCCTGCCCGCTCTATGACCGCGCCAGCCTTCTGGCCGGGAACCTGATCAGCGGGCCAGCCATCATCGAAGAATATGGCTCAACTACCGTCGTCTTCCCCGGTCAGCAGGCAGCAGTAGATCGCTTTGGCAACCTGCTGCTCAGGGGCGTTCAGGCTATATCAGGTATTCAACAGCATTAG
- a CDS encoding 2'-5' RNA ligase family protein — protein sequence MTFPLYSVYLLPPTGLAASIDSLREELEQRYNCHAARSFMVHCTLKGFFRLDPAKTEEELQQALDPLISPCPAFQIQPNEVTHLLDSVIIDLASLRNPRLQDLRNTIYHHLDPDFVHPECPFTPDERKYGFAAHITLALKDLAFADISEAVDYARQRASELGLLRSFTARTIILYRFTTDAATWEDRHRWWDSLRYEPLQTWRLRGGCLPQILRRTRQRGNMHVHYA from the coding sequence ATGACATTCCCGCTCTATAGCGTCTATTTACTCCCGCCAACTGGCCTGGCTGCCAGCATTGATAGTTTGCGCGAGGAACTGGAGCAGCGTTATAATTGCCATGCAGCGCGCAGCTTCATGGTCCATTGCACGCTCAAAGGATTCTTCCGCCTGGACCCCGCGAAGACCGAAGAAGAACTTCAGCAGGCGCTCGACCCGCTGATCTCGCCTTGCCCGGCCTTTCAGATTCAGCCCAACGAGGTCACGCATCTGCTCGATTCGGTTATCATAGACCTCGCCTCGCTGCGCAACCCGCGCCTGCAAGACCTGCGTAACACCATCTATCATCACCTTGACCCCGACTTTGTGCATCCAGAATGCCCATTCACGCCCGATGAGCGCAAATATGGTTTCGCCGCGCATATTACCCTGGCGCTCAAAGACCTGGCCTTCGCCGACATCAGCGAAGCCGTAGACTATGCCCGCCAGCGGGCCAGCGAGCTAGGGCTGCTGCGCTCCTTCACCGCCCGCACCATCATCCTCTATCGCTTCACTACCGACGCAGCCACCTGGGAAGATCGCCACCGCTGGTGGGACAGCCTGCGCTACGAACCGCTTCAGACCTGGCGTTTGCGCGGCGGCTGCCTGCCGCAAATCTTGCGTCGCACCCGCCAGCGCGGAAATATGCACGTTCACTACGCCTGA
- a CDS encoding LysE family translocator produces the protein MPAWSTIALFLAAALGLLLIPGPAVLYIVTRSASQGRRAGLASVGGIELAGFTHALAAGLGLSALLLTSALAFSLVKYLGAAYLIYLGVRTILTRDESQSAATPAPRSLSRLFAQGFLVNLLNPKTALFFYAFLPQFVDPARGPVVGQTLFFGALFIMLASCTDSLYALLSSTIGYRLIKQARFQPIRRYVTGGIYIALGVTAAFAGSEKR, from the coding sequence ATGCCCGCCTGGTCAACTATCGCGCTCTTTCTCGCGGCGGCGTTGGGCCTGTTACTCATCCCTGGCCCCGCCGTCCTCTATATCGTCACCCGCAGCGCGTCTCAGGGGAGGCGAGCAGGGCTGGCCTCCGTCGGTGGCATTGAACTGGCGGGCTTCACACACGCCCTGGCCGCTGGCCTGGGGCTTTCGGCGCTGCTCCTGACCTCGGCCCTCGCGTTTAGTCTGGTGAAATACCTCGGCGCTGCCTACCTGATCTATCTTGGCGTGCGCACCATCCTGACGCGCGATGAAAGCCAGAGCGCAGCGACGCCAGCCCCCAGGAGCCTCTCGCGGCTGTTTGCCCAGGGCTTTCTGGTGAACCTGCTGAACCCCAAAACGGCGCTCTTTTTTTACGCCTTCCTGCCCCAATTTGTCGATCCCGCCAGAGGGCCAGTCGTCGGACAAACACTCTTCTTCGGCGCGCTGTTCATCATGCTGGCCTCTTGCACCGACAGCCTCTATGCCCTGCTTAGTTCGACGATAGGCTATCGGCTCATCAAGCAGGCGCGCTTTCAGCCTATTCGCCGCTATGTCACTGGAGGCATCTATATCGCGCTTGGCGTGACCGCAGCCTTCGCCGGGTCGGAGAAGAGATGA
- a CDS encoding hydantoinase B/oxoprolinase family protein produces MSKALDQPAAASVISGVDPIILQIVEGTLGSVEAEVEAAIERTSRSPMIRDQHDYRAGIHDRHCRKLTGRSYSAMVNPIVRDFPLETMEPGDVFFHNDVYLSEGSVGHLPDLTVTVPVFFEGEVVAFVQAFGHHDDIGGMVPGSMPAHATSIFQEGLMVPPIRLYKAGVLNEDAYKIIFRNTRIPDSLAGDIDGEVAACRMGAERITDLLARYGRATTEACFEALIRRCADTFRSEILPKIPDGSYTWEDYIEHDGVEPPRLHTIRLTMTKTPEKIILDFNGTSPQTRGPINWPGNYADGRFLKKWIAAVLRNLADSPERAAELDINEGICDVLEVVFPPEGTLMTPKFPAPTNARSFTILRLLGIFAGTLALATGGRMPADQETIRYWGVHGTDEQGRFYLLREVLGGGSGGRFYADGSDVIHIVPDSKNLPAEFCETRFPVLIEKLALACDSGGPGQRRGGLGYEKDVRLLNDSKLISTADRTILSCYGVAGGMAGGTYKTIINPGAPDERKLPGLVDDEPLKKGDLIRLITTGGGGWGDPLEREPALVRLDVIRGLVSHKTAEHDYGVLLGPPEQGYPLLEAETAAQRERLRQTRAQRPFIDRGPGYELLKRA; encoded by the coding sequence ATGAGCAAAGCTCTGGACCAGCCAGCAGCAGCGAGCGTGATCTCTGGCGTAGACCCCATCATCCTGCAAATTGTCGAAGGCACGCTTGGCTCCGTCGAGGCAGAAGTCGAGGCAGCCATTGAGCGCACCTCGCGCTCGCCGATGATCCGCGACCAACATGATTACCGTGCCGGTATCCATGATCGCCACTGCCGCAAGCTCACGGGCCGCTCCTACTCCGCGATGGTCAATCCCATCGTGCGCGACTTCCCCCTGGAGACGATGGAGCCTGGCGATGTCTTCTTTCATAACGATGTCTATCTCTCTGAGGGCAGCGTCGGACACCTGCCCGACCTGACCGTCACCGTACCTGTCTTCTTCGAGGGCGAAGTCGTCGCCTTCGTGCAGGCGTTTGGGCATCACGACGACATCGGCGGCATGGTCCCTGGCAGTATGCCCGCGCACGCCACCAGCATCTTTCAAGAGGGGCTGATGGTCCCACCCATCCGGCTCTATAAAGCGGGCGTCCTGAACGAAGACGCCTATAAGATCATCTTCCGCAACACGCGCATCCCCGACAGCCTGGCAGGCGATATTGACGGCGAAGTGGCCGCCTGCCGTATGGGCGCTGAACGTATTACTGATCTCCTTGCGCGCTATGGCCGGGCCACCACCGAAGCCTGTTTCGAGGCGCTTATCCGGCGCTGCGCCGACACCTTCCGCAGCGAGATTCTGCCCAAAATCCCCGACGGCTCCTACACCTGGGAAGACTATATCGAGCATGATGGCGTCGAACCGCCCCGGCTGCATACCATTCGCCTGACCATGACCAAAACGCCCGAAAAGATCATCCTCGACTTCAACGGAACCAGCCCTCAGACCAGAGGCCCGATCAACTGGCCCGGCAACTACGCCGATGGGCGTTTCCTCAAGAAGTGGATCGCGGCGGTCCTGCGCAACCTGGCCGATAGTCCCGAACGCGCCGCCGAACTGGACATCAACGAGGGCATCTGTGATGTACTCGAAGTCGTCTTCCCGCCCGAAGGCACGCTGATGACCCCGAAATTTCCCGCGCCAACCAACGCGCGCTCATTCACTATCCTGCGCCTGCTGGGCATCTTCGCGGGGACGTTGGCGCTTGCCACTGGGGGCCGCATGCCCGCCGACCAGGAGACCATTCGCTATTGGGGTGTGCATGGCACAGACGAGCAGGGGCGCTTCTATTTGCTGCGCGAGGTGTTGGGCGGCGGCTCCGGCGGGCGCTTCTACGCCGATGGCAGCGACGTAATCCATATCGTACCAGACTCCAAGAACCTGCCCGCCGAGTTCTGTGAAACGCGCTTCCCGGTGCTGATCGAAAAGCTGGCGTTGGCCTGCGATTCTGGCGGGCCAGGCCAACGACGCGGCGGCCTTGGCTATGAGAAAGATGTGCGCCTGCTCAACGACTCCAAACTGATCAGCACCGCTGACCGCACGATCCTGAGTTGCTATGGCGTCGCGGGCGGCATGGCAGGCGGCACGTACAAAACCATCATCAACCCCGGCGCGCCCGACGAGCGCAAACTCCCTGGCCTGGTGGACGATGAGCCGCTCAAGAAAGGCGACCTTATCCGGCTCATCACTACGGGCGGCGGCGGCTGGGGCGACCCGCTGGAGCGCGAACCAGCACTCGTCCGGCTGGATGTCATACGCGGGCTTGTCTCACATAAGACAGCCGAACACGACTACGGCGTATTGCTGGGTCCACCAGAGCAGGGCTATCCACTGCTGGAAGCCGAAACCGCCGCGCAGCGCGAGCGATTGCGCCAGACGCGCGCCCAGCGCCCCTTCATTGATCGCGGCCCTGGCTACGAGCTACTCAAGCGGGCGTAG
- a CDS encoding acyltransferase, which yields MATVQTAKRLSGLQAIVAIFKRLMPASGALRDIPPLDGLRALAVLLVIWHHFYQAGAQNGLDVGPAALNAVAGLAFCGVFLFFILSGFLLFLPYARTLLAEQPWPSARKFYLRRALRILPAYYTALAAGVLIYVGFLRSGERASLFLAPLLLFDMRSDSFSAITQINAPFWTLAVEWQFYLLLPWLALALAKLAGARASRRFFLRLALGLVGLVILGLAIRVAAAIIHYDWGEVDPINAPGLIGFAMKLLYGIKGKYLELFALGMGTSVFYVWAVERGNLSIRRGAALGWLATGTAVAGLTGCVFWAVAVRRTPFQLNISRNWIFVAPGGELWTILGEWTLGLCFAFLLLGVLVGQPILRRIFSMTGLRFIGIISYSLYLWHYPILTFLAQGYSASLPHAYLSFTIAGLVLIFPVASASFYLIERPFIRLRRAAHSRAEQESALSARAAS from the coding sequence GTGGCGACCGTACAAACAGCAAAACGCTTGAGTGGGCTTCAAGCCATTGTCGCCATTTTCAAGCGCCTCATGCCTGCCAGCGGCGCGCTGCGTGATATTCCCCCGCTCGATGGCTTGCGGGCGCTGGCAGTCCTGCTAGTCATCTGGCATCATTTCTATCAGGCTGGCGCGCAGAACGGCCTGGACGTGGGGCCAGCCGCGCTGAACGCTGTAGCCGGTCTAGCCTTTTGTGGCGTCTTCCTCTTCTTCATCCTGTCAGGTTTCCTCCTCTTTTTGCCCTATGCCCGCACGCTGCTCGCCGAACAGCCCTGGCCCTCGGCGCGCAAGTTCTACTTACGCCGGGCGCTGCGCATTCTTCCCGCTTACTACACTGCGCTGGCTGCTGGGGTTCTCATCTATGTTGGTTTCCTGCGCTCAGGCGAACGCGCCTCGCTCTTTCTAGCGCCATTGCTGCTCTTTGATATGCGCTCGGACTCTTTCAGCGCCATCACTCAGATCAACGCGCCCTTCTGGACACTGGCCGTCGAATGGCAGTTCTATCTGCTCCTGCCCTGGCTTGCCCTGGCTTTGGCAAAGCTGGCTGGCGCGCGAGCCAGCCGTCGGTTCTTCCTGCGCCTGGCCCTTGGGCTGGTCGGTCTGGTGATCCTGGGGCTTGCTATCCGTGTGGCAGCCGCCATCATCCATTACGACTGGGGAGAAGTTGACCCGATCAACGCGCCGGGCCTCATCGGATTCGCCATGAAACTCCTCTATGGTATAAAGGGGAAATACCTGGAGCTTTTTGCGCTGGGCATGGGGACCAGCGTGTTCTATGTGTGGGCGGTGGAACGTGGCAACCTCTCCATTCGGCGCGGAGCGGCGCTGGGCTGGCTGGCAACCGGCACAGCAGTCGCTGGCCTGACCGGGTGTGTCTTCTGGGCTGTTGCCGTTCGTCGGACGCCCTTCCAACTGAATATCTCCAGGAATTGGATATTTGTAGCGCCTGGAGGCGAACTATGGACCATCCTGGGCGAATGGACCCTGGGCCTCTGTTTTGCCTTCCTGCTGCTGGGCGTTCTAGTGGGCCAGCCGATCCTGCGGCGCATCTTCTCGATGACGGGTCTGCGGTTCATCGGCATCATCAGCTACAGCCTCTATCTCTGGCACTATCCCATCTTAACGTTCCTCGCCCAGGGGTATTCTGCCTCGCTGCCACATGCCTACCTCTCCTTTACGATTGCTGGCCTTGTGCTGATCTTCCCCGTTGCCAGCGCCTCATTCTACCTGATCGAGCGGCCATTCATCCGCTTGCGGCGGGCCGCGCATTCGCGCGCCGAGCAAGAATCCGCCCTATCGGCCAGGGCAGCGTCGTAA
- a CDS encoding Os1348 family NHLP clan protein, with the protein MSIEALTALIQRASDDADFRRQLQFDPRQAFQGVDLTAAEFNALKSGAAAKLRELGLDEGLSKQGARIRLSPTLRWPLS; encoded by the coding sequence ATGAGTATCGAGGCGCTCACCGCGCTTATTCAGCGCGCCAGCGACGACGCGGACTTTCGCCGCCAGCTTCAGTTTGACCCGCGCCAGGCATTCCAGGGCGTGGACCTGACGGCTGCTGAGTTCAACGCGCTCAAGAGCGGCGCAGCGGCCAAACTGCGCGAATTGGGGCTGGACGAGGGGCTGAGCAAACAGGGCGCGCGGATTCGTCTCAGCCCAACCTTGCGCTGGCCGCTCTCGTAA
- a CDS encoding cupin domain-containing protein translates to MSGFHHRKLPDYSTFLSGHTPPNEVGFQSERLQIWYNNTTEGWADPAPHAHQHSDECFIVLRGDIVVEVEGERFTIGPREFCCFPQGVYHSVVEVHPPVESLMIRAPSINDKLYRERR, encoded by the coding sequence GTGTCTGGATTCCATCACCGTAAGCTGCCCGATTACTCAACATTTCTCTCAGGCCATACACCCCCAAACGAGGTCGGCTTTCAGTCCGAGCGGTTACAAATCTGGTATAACAACACCACTGAGGGATGGGCCGATCCTGCGCCGCATGCCCATCAACACAGCGACGAGTGCTTCATTGTGCTGCGCGGCGACATTGTGGTTGAGGTAGAGGGCGAGCGCTTCACTATTGGCCCCCGCGAGTTTTGCTGCTTTCCCCAGGGCGTCTATCACTCCGTCGTCGAGGTTCATCCACCTGTAGAGAGCCTGATGATTCGCGCGCCCTCAATCAACGATAAGCTGTATCGAGAGCGCCGCTAG
- a CDS encoding Hsp20/alpha crystallin family protein: METMIRWQPGETLTTLRQAIEKLLDETFAQPLETITEDGDPLTSTTLYQTDRNYLVKTGLPDTEPDQVEVTVRSNQVSIKSEVTHTRHTRIEGCTKLERTVERFFRSVALPGVGDIEGARAVLEHGVLTVTVPKAPAPPSRRLVVEVGEQEAAES; encoded by the coding sequence ATGGAAACGATGATTCGCTGGCAGCCAGGCGAGACGCTGACAACGCTGCGCCAGGCGATTGAGAAATTGCTGGATGAGACGTTTGCCCAACCACTGGAGACGATCACTGAAGATGGTGATCCGCTGACCTCGACAACGCTGTATCAAACGGACCGGAACTATCTGGTGAAGACGGGCTTACCAGACACAGAGCCAGATCAGGTGGAAGTGACGGTGCGCAGCAATCAGGTTTCGATCAAGTCGGAGGTGACGCATACTCGCCATACCCGCATCGAAGGCTGCACGAAGCTGGAGCGAACGGTGGAGCGTTTTTTTCGCTCGGTGGCGCTGCCAGGGGTGGGTGACATCGAGGGCGCGCGCGCTGTCCTGGAACATGGGGTGCTGACGGTGACGGTTCCCAAAGCGCCTGCGCCACCCTCGCGTCGGCTGGTGGTGGAAGTTGGAGAGCAGGAAGCGGCTGAGAGCTAG